From the genome of Trichocoleus sp. FACHB-46, one region includes:
- a CDS encoding DUF4126 family protein, whose product MDQLLNFNTLIEILLGVSLSAASGFRVFVPLLTLSAAAVLGHANLPTDFDWIESPQALAVFAIASTLEVGGYYIPWFDHLLDVVATPAAILAGTIVTASLAPDLNPVAQWTLALVAGGGAAGITKSLTNLLRATSTATSGGLANPIVATVELVIAIALSILAITLPVVAIIVVITFLGLAIAKLWRFFSRFRTPQSTPENLS is encoded by the coding sequence GTGGATCAGCTCTTGAATTTCAACACTTTAATCGAGATCTTATTAGGCGTGAGTTTGAGTGCGGCTTCTGGCTTCCGAGTCTTTGTGCCCCTCCTGACGCTCAGTGCTGCGGCTGTGCTGGGTCATGCCAACCTACCCACTGACTTTGACTGGATTGAAAGTCCCCAGGCTTTAGCTGTGTTTGCGATCGCCTCAACTCTAGAAGTGGGTGGCTACTACATCCCCTGGTTTGACCATCTTTTAGATGTAGTGGCAACCCCAGCGGCAATCTTGGCAGGTACAATCGTCACAGCTTCACTGGCTCCAGATCTAAACCCAGTAGCGCAATGGACCTTAGCGCTGGTAGCGGGAGGAGGAGCGGCAGGCATCACCAAAAGCCTGACGAATCTGTTACGAGCTACCTCAACTGCAACTTCTGGTGGTTTAGCGAATCCAATCGTAGCGACAGTGGAATTAGTAATAGCGATCGCGCTCTCGATCTTAGCGATCACTTTGCCAGTTGTTGCCATTATTGTGGTGATCACATTTCTGGGATTGGCGATCGCGAAACTGTGGCGATTTTTCTCTCGTTTCAGAACGCCGCAAAGCACCCCAGAAAATTTGTCTTAA
- a CDS encoding DUF547 domain-containing protein: MVAIAFAPWDALLKQYVDDQGRVDYRTWQQEQPDTLNQWLSTFQSPDFSLELPRDQQLALWINLYNAFTIARILERYPIPSIQPKILGLPNWAAFLWFFSRPAHVVAGKRYSLADIEHKVLRSQFQEPRIHFALVCASIGCPLLRNEAYWPDRVEEQLEADVSRFINNEDKVHYDSQTQTLYCSQIFKWYRQDFLQVAPSIPDYIRRYLQIDRPLDAETPIQYLDYDWQLNQRISA, translated from the coding sequence ATGGTCGCGATCGCTTTTGCACCTTGGGATGCCCTACTCAAGCAATATGTGGATGATCAGGGCCGAGTAGACTATCGCACTTGGCAGCAGGAACAGCCAGATACCCTCAATCAATGGCTCTCAACTTTTCAATCTCCTGATTTCAGTCTGGAGTTGCCACGAGACCAGCAGTTGGCATTGTGGATTAATCTCTACAATGCCTTTACGATCGCGCGAATTTTAGAGCGTTACCCGATTCCATCGATTCAACCGAAGATTTTGGGATTACCGAACTGGGCCGCTTTTCTGTGGTTTTTCTCTCGTCCCGCTCATGTGGTGGCAGGGAAGCGCTACAGCTTGGCAGATATTGAACATAAAGTTCTGCGATCGCAATTCCAGGAACCCCGGATTCATTTTGCCTTGGTTTGTGCCTCGATTGGTTGTCCCTTACTACGCAATGAAGCTTACTGGCCCGATCGCGTGGAGGAGCAATTGGAGGCGGATGTCAGCCGTTTTATCAACAACGAGGATAAGGTGCACTACGACTCGCAAACGCAAACGCTATATTGCAGTCAAATTTTCAAGTGGTATCGGCAAGACTTTCTCCAGGTGGCCCCTTCCATTCCAGACTACATCCGTCGTTATCTCCAAATAGATCGACCTCTGGATGCTGAAACTCCAATCCAATATCTGGATTACGATTGGCAACTGAATCAGCGGATATCGGCATAA
- a CDS encoding cation diffusion facilitator family transporter, giving the protein MSEHTSRHRDRDHQQQQGHHGHHHSHGHHHRLANYNRAFVIGLSLNLGFVLTEAVFGVLAHSVSLLADAGHNLSDVLGLALAWGASLLAQRKPSRRYTYGWRRSSVLAAFFNAIFLLVVTGGIAWEAIARLVRSAPLPEVAGSTMIGVAALGIVINGATAALFLAGRKHDLNIRAAFLHMVADAIVSLGVVLAGLAILLTQWFWLDPAFSLVVSAIIITSTWQLLKEAFSLSMDAVPTQINEQAVWTYLTERVGVTQVHDLHIWGMSTTETALTAHLVMPQGHPGDAFLAQMAQELHDFFGIEHTTLQIETVNSCQACALEPEHRV; this is encoded by the coding sequence ATGTCTGAGCATACTTCCCGCCATCGCGATCGCGACCATCAGCAGCAGCAGGGGCATCACGGTCATCACCACTCTCATGGCCATCATCATCGCCTGGCTAACTATAACCGCGCCTTTGTCATTGGCCTCAGCTTAAATCTGGGCTTCGTGCTAACGGAGGCTGTGTTTGGAGTTTTAGCCCATTCTGTCTCTCTACTTGCCGATGCGGGGCACAACTTAAGCGATGTGTTGGGTTTAGCTTTGGCTTGGGGAGCAAGTCTCTTAGCTCAGCGGAAACCCTCGCGACGGTATACCTATGGTTGGCGGCGCTCTTCGGTTTTAGCGGCGTTCTTTAATGCAATTTTCTTACTCGTCGTGACAGGTGGCATTGCTTGGGAGGCGATCGCCCGCTTGGTTCGCTCAGCGCCGCTCCCGGAAGTTGCAGGCAGCACCATGATCGGGGTAGCGGCCTTAGGAATTGTGATTAATGGTGCTACAGCGGCTCTATTTTTAGCAGGTCGTAAGCATGACCTCAATATTCGAGCAGCATTTCTACATATGGTGGCGGACGCGATCGTGTCTTTGGGTGTGGTGTTGGCGGGGTTAGCAATTCTGCTGACTCAATGGTTTTGGTTAGACCCTGCCTTTAGTTTGGTGGTCAGTGCAATCATCATTACAAGTACTTGGCAATTACTTAAGGAGGCTTTTAGCCTTAGCATGGATGCTGTACCCACCCAGATTAACGAGCAGGCGGTGTGGACTTATTTAACTGAGCGGGTAGGGGTGACTCAAGTTCATGACTTACATATTTGGGGCATGAGCACGACGGAGACCGCTTTAACGGCGCATTTAGTGATGCCACAAGGACATCCTGGAGATGCGTTCTTAGCTCAAATGGCTCAGGAATTGCACGATTTTTTCGGCATTGAGCATACGACGCTGCAAATTGAGACGGTTAACTCTTGCCAAGCTTGTGCTTTGGAGCCAGAGCATAGGGTTTAA
- a CDS encoding TIGR04283 family arsenosugar biosynthesis glycosyltransferase, whose amino-acid sequence MQTRVSIVIPTLNEANSLERTLRHLALLHPPAAEIIVVDGGSEDETVAIAEAVAVSGCMPPGTQLHLLETEQRGRSLQMNFGAEAATGDILCFLHADTWVPDDLVKVMSHTLEDAQIACGGFVCLLAGPQTTRWGISLHHYLKTYYAPLLFRPRLFFKGLRLLFGDQVMFCRRQDFWECGGFDPALPIMEDGDLCLKLVQKGRICMVNRVVQTSDRRVAHWGSLKATAIYSYIGFLWGLGVSATYLKKFYADIR is encoded by the coding sequence ATGCAAACTCGTGTTTCAATTGTGATTCCAACCTTGAATGAGGCCAACAGTCTAGAGCGCACGTTGCGTCACTTGGCCTTGTTGCATCCCCCTGCCGCCGAAATCATCGTCGTAGATGGCGGCAGTGAAGATGAGACAGTTGCGATCGCTGAAGCAGTCGCAGTATCGGGTTGTATGCCTCCTGGGACGCAACTACACCTTCTAGAAACCGAGCAACGAGGGCGATCGCTGCAAATGAACTTCGGCGCGGAAGCGGCTACAGGAGATATCCTTTGCTTTCTCCATGCCGATACTTGGGTGCCAGACGACTTAGTTAAAGTCATGAGCCATACTTTGGAAGATGCCCAAATCGCCTGTGGTGGATTTGTTTGTTTATTGGCAGGACCGCAAACCACCCGCTGGGGCATCTCCTTACATCACTACCTCAAAACCTATTACGCACCACTATTATTTCGCCCCCGTCTCTTCTTTAAGGGATTACGTCTTTTGTTTGGCGACCAAGTTATGTTTTGTCGTCGCCAGGACTTTTGGGAATGTGGCGGCTTTGATCCAGCTTTACCCATCATGGAAGACGGTGATCTGTGTCTCAAATTAGTCCAGAAAGGACGTATCTGCATGGTCAACCGAGTCGTGCAAACTTCCGATCGCCGGGTAGCCCATTGGGGTTCACTGAAAGCCACTGCCATTTATTCCTACATTGGCTTTCTCTGGGGATTGGGTGTTTCAGCGACCTATCTCAAGAAGTTTTATGCCGATATCCGCTGA
- a CDS encoding zinc-dependent peptidase gives MVAAVILLLAIGLVVVGIFASPLLVKQRRDRLKQRPFPPLWDAVVENYLPIYPRLFASERRRLQGHIQVFLKEKQFIGCGGLQVTEEMKVAIAAMACLLLLNERGTYFLKLRSILVYPGTYFVNETAIEGNYVVEERRAARLGESWSRDQVVLSWEQVQRDASNWRDGHNVVLHEFAHQLDQEDGNAEGVPFLPKNLDYAVWAKVMTQEYQQLCQNVQRGAKTVMDSYGTLNAAEFFAVATETFFEKPQQLLKKHPTLYEQLQHYYQLDPVKWV, from the coding sequence ATGGTTGCAGCAGTTATTCTTCTTCTGGCGATCGGCCTCGTTGTGGTTGGGATTTTTGCCAGTCCGCTCTTAGTCAAGCAACGACGCGATCGCCTCAAGCAACGCCCATTTCCGCCGCTTTGGGATGCCGTAGTAGAGAATTATCTCCCTATTTATCCTCGTCTTTTTGCAAGTGAAAGGAGACGGTTACAGGGACATATCCAAGTCTTTCTGAAAGAGAAGCAGTTTATTGGCTGTGGGGGGTTGCAAGTCACAGAGGAGATGAAGGTGGCGATCGCAGCAATGGCCTGTTTGCTGTTGTTGAATGAGCGAGGGACCTATTTTCTCAAGTTGCGATCGATTCTGGTGTATCCCGGCACTTACTTTGTGAATGAAACTGCGATCGAGGGTAACTATGTGGTGGAGGAAAGACGAGCCGCGCGGCTAGGGGAGTCGTGGAGCCGTGACCAAGTGGTGTTGTCTTGGGAGCAGGTGCAGCGGGACGCGAGTAATTGGCGAGACGGACATAATGTAGTGCTGCATGAGTTTGCTCACCAGCTAGATCAAGAGGATGGCAACGCCGAGGGAGTACCGTTTTTGCCCAAAAATCTAGATTATGCAGTCTGGGCAAAGGTGATGACGCAGGAGTATCAACAACTCTGCCAGAATGTGCAACGAGGAGCCAAAACGGTGATGGATAGCTATGGCACTCTGAATGCCGCTGAGTTTTTTGCCGTAGCAACTGAAACCTTTTTTGAAAAACCCCAGCAATTGTTGAAAAAGCATCCTACCCTTTACGAGCAGTTACAACACTACTATCAACTCGATCCGGTGAAATGGGTTTAA
- a CDS encoding sugar porter family MFS transporter produces MLSTKQPTAQNNRSYILLICGAAALGGFLFGFDTAVINGAVAALQAHFQANSVLIGLAVSLALLGSAIGAFFAGQISDRFGRVRVMIIASILFTISAIGSGLPFGIWDFIFWRVLGGVAVGAASVIAPAYIAEVSPAHLRGRMGSLQQLAIVVGIFLALLSDYFIAVSAGSATAPFWFGIAAWRWMFWTEIPPAILYGVAALRIPESPRYLVAQGRESEAAAVFAKVDRTIDVRTKIQEIRDTVLRDRTAKFSDLLSRRGGLIPIVWLGMGLSIFQQFVGINVIFYYSSVLWRSVGFNEASSLWITVITSVTNIVTTLVAIAFVDKFGRKPLLVLGSIGMTLTLGAMATVFSNAAVDPAGNPVLAGSQGIIALLAANLYVFCFGFSWGPVVWVLLGEMFNNQIRAVALAACATIQWVANFLVSTTFPPLLESFGLGTAYALYATAAAMSFFFVLFLVKETKGIELEDM; encoded by the coding sequence ATGCTTTCAACAAAACAACCTACTGCTCAGAACAATCGCTCCTATATTCTGCTGATCTGTGGAGCGGCGGCGCTGGGTGGCTTTTTATTCGGGTTCGATACTGCGGTCATCAATGGTGCGGTTGCGGCTTTGCAAGCTCACTTTCAAGCAAATAGTGTGTTGATCGGCTTAGCAGTTTCTTTGGCACTGTTAGGTTCTGCGATCGGAGCTTTCTTTGCAGGCCAAATCTCGGATCGCTTTGGTCGAGTCCGAGTCATGATCATTGCTTCAATATTATTCACAATTAGCGCGATCGGCTCTGGCTTACCATTCGGCATTTGGGATTTTATTTTTTGGCGAGTTTTAGGCGGTGTAGCTGTTGGCGCTGCCAGTGTGATTGCCCCAGCCTATATTGCTGAAGTCTCCCCGGCACATTTACGAGGGAGAATGGGCTCTTTGCAGCAGTTGGCAATTGTGGTCGGAATCTTTCTGGCTTTGCTTTCTGACTACTTTATTGCTGTTTCTGCGGGTTCTGCGACTGCCCCTTTCTGGTTTGGCATTGCTGCTTGGCGATGGATGTTTTGGACAGAAATTCCTCCCGCTATTCTGTATGGTGTGGCGGCATTAAGAATTCCAGAGTCTCCCCGTTACTTAGTGGCGCAGGGGCGAGAATCCGAAGCGGCGGCTGTCTTTGCCAAGGTAGATAGAACCATTGATGTAAGAACCAAAATTCAGGAAATTCGCGATACAGTGCTTCGCGATCGCACTGCGAAATTCTCTGATCTTTTGAGTCGTAGAGGTGGTTTAATTCCGATTGTTTGGTTGGGGATGGGATTGTCTATTTTCCAGCAGTTCGTGGGGATTAATGTCATCTTCTACTACAGCAGTGTCCTGTGGCGCTCGGTTGGGTTTAACGAGGCGAGTTCGCTCTGGATTACCGTGATCACTTCAGTCACCAACATCGTCACCACTCTAGTTGCGATCGCCTTTGTGGATAAATTTGGCCGCAAACCCCTATTGGTTTTGGGGTCCATTGGCATGACACTGACGCTAGGCGCAATGGCAACTGTCTTTAGCAATGCGGCGGTAGATCCAGCGGGCAATCCAGTACTGGCAGGCTCTCAGGGCATTATCGCGTTATTGGCCGCTAACCTATATGTGTTTTGCTTCGGCTTCTCTTGGGGGCCTGTGGTGTGGGTGCTACTGGGCGAAATGTTTAACAACCAGATTCGTGCGGTTGCCTTGGCAGCTTGTGCAACGATTCAGTGGGTAGCCAACTTTCTTGTTTCAACTACATTCCCACCCTTGCTAGAATCCTTTGGCTTGGGGACTGCGTACGCTCTCTATGCTACAGCAGCAGCCATGTCTTTCTTCTTTGTGCTCTTCCTAGTCAAAGAAACTAAAGGCATAGAACTAGAAGATATGTAA
- a CDS encoding patatin-like phospholipase family protein: MTFRILSLDGGGIRGVIAARILQVVEQQLGGPLSQHFDLIAGTSTGSLLAAGVTLGFSSERLINLYQERGKTIFPYGDWWGYLMPQRLKLIAQYGLTSFPPSLSVPKFSDAGLLKVLQTELGDRKFCQISSSQKSNGESQKLLVTTYDTIRRMPLVFKSWRHDKWYANVPLWEICACSASAPSYFPAHRLLVRADGTAKGATPQTLTLAATPWQDADDYYKMQIEILAGPGKGQRASIERYAAATQTATMAQPWSVVPDATSTYRLIGEFSTIDGGVGANNPTACAIAEALRLGHAPQDIQVLSIGTGQPEGSIPWVEARQWGILRWAWNARIIGVTMDAPSGIHAYVSQQITADDHYLRIQPKLNYSKEGIDNASPENLANLRRDAEACLSQVQGRLTHFLKTNWLS; this comes from the coding sequence ATGACATTTCGGATTCTCAGCTTAGATGGAGGCGGGATTCGGGGAGTTATTGCAGCACGCATTCTGCAAGTAGTGGAGCAGCAGTTAGGCGGCCCTCTGAGCCAGCATTTTGATTTAATCGCTGGAACTTCCACAGGCTCACTCTTGGCCGCTGGTGTAACTTTAGGCTTTAGCAGTGAGAGGTTAATCAATCTTTATCAAGAGCGCGGCAAAACTATCTTTCCCTATGGGGATTGGTGGGGCTATTTGATGCCGCAGCGGTTAAAATTAATCGCGCAATATGGTTTGACCAGTTTCCCCCCTTCTCTCTCTGTGCCCAAGTTTTCTGATGCAGGCTTACTGAAAGTGCTGCAAACAGAATTAGGCGATCGCAAATTCTGCCAAATCAGCTCTTCCCAGAAATCTAATGGCGAATCTCAAAAATTATTGGTCACGACCTACGACACAATTCGGCGCATGCCACTGGTGTTCAAGAGTTGGCGGCATGACAAGTGGTATGCCAACGTGCCCTTATGGGAGATCTGTGCTTGCTCTGCTTCCGCCCCCTCCTACTTTCCTGCCCATCGTCTCCTAGTACGGGCAGACGGAACTGCTAAAGGTGCCACTCCTCAGACGCTTACCTTAGCAGCGACTCCCTGGCAAGATGCAGATGATTATTACAAGATGCAAATTGAAATCTTGGCAGGGCCAGGAAAAGGGCAAAGAGCTTCAATCGAGCGCTATGCTGCTGCCACCCAGACGGCAACTATGGCGCAGCCTTGGTCTGTGGTGCCCGATGCTACTTCTACGTACCGTCTGATCGGTGAGTTTTCTACCATTGATGGTGGAGTGGGAGCCAATAATCCGACTGCCTGTGCGATCGCGGAAGCTCTAAGATTAGGTCATGCGCCACAAGATATTCAGGTACTCTCTATTGGCACTGGGCAGCCTGAAGGCTCAATTCCTTGGGTGGAAGCGAGACAGTGGGGGATACTGCGTTGGGCTTGGAACGCCCGCATTATTGGTGTGACGATGGATGCCCCTTCCGGCATTCATGCCTACGTCTCCCAGCAAATTACCGCTGACGACCACTACTTGAGAATTCAGCCCAAACTGAATTACTCAAAGGAAGGCATTGATAATGCTAGCCCAGAGAATTTGGCAAATCTACGACGGGACGCGGAAGCATGCCTGAGCCAAGTGCAAGGACGACTGACTCATTTCCTTAAAACCAATTGGTTATCCTAA